The following proteins come from a genomic window of Salvia hispanica cultivar TCC Black 2014 chromosome 4, UniMelb_Shisp_WGS_1.0, whole genome shotgun sequence:
- the LOC125218681 gene encoding putative ABC transporter C family member 15, translating into MVVNERIFSCVTNLALLQFEVAWPEMISPCHWEEASIIMQLGFLAILLLSCIRNNLDYFSKIRKNPRDVEKYPTDGKYGLSYRISIICSILMLITQVVTLLTWKHSRCGLEVSILSSRVMQVISWTITLIFLYKIRSRKQLKFPWIMRFWWTSSFLLCLAHAMIDAHFLVINHDQLGLEEYDDMISLAASFCLLILSIRGKAAVTLSTTEDEIVAPLLNGKRDKNSEVKRDNPYGKATFIQLVTFSWLNPLFEFGFKKPLDQDEVPDVDTKDSAAFLSQDFDQCLKHVKERDGSDIPSLYNAMYIFARKKAAINAIFAITSAGASYVGPYLINYFVEFLNEKKFRSLGSGYLLVLGFLGAKLIETIAQRQWIFGARQLGLRLRAALISQIYKKGLILSSQSRQSRSSGEIINFMSVDVQRITDFIWYLNTIWMLPVQISLAIFILHMNLGNGAIVGLAATLTVMAGNIPLTRIQKRYQTKIMDAKDNRMKSTSEVLRNMKTLKLQAWDSHYLLKLVDLRKIEHNWLWKSLRLSALTAFIFWGSPTFISVITFGGCVLMGIPLTAGRVLSALATFRMLQDPIFNLPDLLNVIAQGKVSVDRISSYLQEDEIKSGAVEFVPSNETEHHVEIDGGVFSWDMEQGGNPTLDHIQLKVKKGMKVAICGTVGSGKSSLLACILGEMHKLSGSVKISGDKAYVPQSPWILTGDIRENILFGKPYESDKYNRTIEACALEKDFELFAAGDLTEIGERGINMSGGQKQRIQIARAVYQDAEIYLLDDPFSAVDAHTGSQLFKDCLMGILKDKTILYVTHQVEFLPAADLILVMQNGKIAQAGTFDELLKQNIGFEVLVGAHSDALDSVMTMESSSRTTEFAAVENEIDADTNINQEFPHTKQDSEHNLSIEITEREGRLVQDEEREKGSIGREVYMAYLTTVKGGVLVPIILLAQSSFQVLQVLSNYWMAWACPTGDDELVDGMNFILLVYTLLSVGSAFCVLLRSSLVAIAGLRTAEKLFSNMLNSVLRAPMAFFDSTPTGRILNRVSTDQSVLDLEMANKLGWCAFSIIQLLGTIAVMSQVAWEVFVIFIPVTAICIWYQRYYIPTARELARLAGIERAPILHHFAESLTGAATIRAFDQQERFTGANLCLIDNHSRPWFHNVSAMEWLSFRLNQLANFVFAFSLLLLVTLPEGVINPSIAGLAVTYGINLNVQQASVIWNICNAENKMISVERILQYSNLTSEAPLVIEDSRPPSNWPDFGTICFTNLQIRYAEHLPSVLKNITCTFPGRKKVGVVGRTGSGKSTLIQAIFRVVEAREGSIVIDDVDISKIGLHDLRSRLSIIPQDPTMFEGTIRGNLDPLERHSDNQIWEALDKCQLGDIVRQKPDKLESSVVENGENWSVGQRQLFCLGRALLKKSSILVLDEATASVDSATDGAIQKIISQEFQDRTVVTIAHRIHTVIDSDLVLVLSDGRIAEYDSPAKLLERENSFFSKLIKEYSMRSHGFNGVPKLHH; encoded by the exons atggtgGTGAATGAACGAATTTTCAGCTGTGTAACAA ATTTAGCGCTTCTCCAATTTGAAGTAGCATGGCCAGAGATGATCTCCCCATGCCACTGGGAAGAAGCCAGTATAATCATGCAACTTGGATTCTTGGCGATTTTGTTGCTTTCCTGCATAAGaaataatttagattatttcagcaaaataagaaagaatcCGAGAGATGTAGAAAAATACCCAACAGATGGAAAATATGGGCTGTCCTACAGAATCAGTATCATCTGTTCCATCTTAATGCTCATTACTCAAGTTGTGACGTTGCTGACATGGAAACACAGCCGGTGTGGATTAGAAGTTTCAATTCTTTCATCAAGGGTGATGCAAGTGATATCATGGACAATCACATTGATTTTCCTTTACAAGATACGAAGCAGGAAGCAACTCAAGTTTCCATGGATCATGAGATTCTGGTGGACATCTAGCTTTCTTTTATGTCTTGCTCATGCAATGATTGATGCTCATTTTCTGGTAATAAACCATGATCAGCTTGGGTTAGAAGAATATGATGATATGATCAGTCTTGCAGCTTCTTTCTGTCTTCTTATTCTATCCATCCGAGGTAAGGCAGCCGTAACTCTTAGCACAACAGAGGACGAGATTGTTGCTCCCCTTCTGAACGGGAAAAGAGATAAGAATTCAGAAGTGAAGAGAGACAATCCTTATGGAAAAGCCACCTTCATCCAGCTTGTCACCTTCTCTTGGCTTAACCCGCTGTTTGAGTTTGGATTCAAGAAGCCGCTTGACCAGGATGAAGTCCCGGATGTAGATACCAAGGATTCTGCAGCTTTTCTATCTCAGGACTTTGATCAATGCCTCAAGCACGTAAAGGAAAGAGATGGGAGTGATATACCATCTCTGTACAACGCAATGTACATTTTTGCAAGGAAGAAAGCAGCAATCAATGCAATTTTTGCCATCACTAGTGCAGGAGCATCTTATGTAGGACCTTACCTTATCAATTACTTTGTCGAATTCCTGAATGAGAAGAAATTTAGGAGTCTTGGAAGTGGATACCTACTTGTGTTAGGCTTCCTCGGGGCGAAACTGATTGAAACGATAGCACAGAGGCAGTGGATTTTCGGTGCTCGGCAGCTTGGGCTTCGCCTGAGAGCTGCTTTGATCTCTCAAATATACAAAAAGGGGCTCATCTTGTCAAGCCAGTCGCGTCAGAGCCGAAGCAGCGGGGAGATCATCAATTTCATGAGCGTTGATGTACAAAGGATCACGGACTTCATATGGTACTTGAATACAATATGGATGCTGCCAGTACAAATCTCCCTAGCAATCTTCATTCTCCATATGAATCTTGGAAATGGAGCTATAGTCGGGTTGGCTGCAACTCTGACGGTGATGGCGGGCAACATCCCATTGACAAGAATCCAGAAGCGATACCAAACGAAGATCATGGATGCCAAAGACAACCGCATGAAATCCACATCAGAAGTTCTTAGAAACATGAAGACTCTCAAACTGCAAGCATGGGACAGTCATTATCTTCTGAAGCTTGTTGACTTGAGAAAGATAGAGCATAACTGGCTATGGAAGTCACTTAGACTGTCTGCATTAACAGCGTTTATCTTCTGGGGTTCGCCAACTTTCATCTCGGTCATCACTTTTGGTGGATGTGTACTGATGGGAATTCCACTCACTGCTGGAAGAGTGTTGTCAGCTTTGGCTACGTTCAGAATGCTTCAAGATCCCATTTTCAATCTGCCTGATTTGCTCAATGTGATTGCTCAGGGAAAAGTATCTGTAGATAGAATTTCTTCATACCTGCAGGAAGATGAGATCAAGTCAGGTGCAGTTGAATTCGTTCCAAGTAACGAGACAGAGCATCATGTGGAGATTGATGGAGGAGTATTCAGCTGGGACATGGAACAAGGAGGGAATCCGACCCTCGATCATATACAGTTGAAGGTGAAAAAGGGAATGAAGGTGGCCATATGTGGCACCGTTGGATCAGGGAAATCAAGTTTGCTTGCATGCATACTCGGTGAGATGCACAAACTATCAGGGTCAGTGAAGATCAGCGGTGACAAGGCCTACGTCCCTCAGTCGCCATGGATATTGACAGGTGATATCAGAGAGAATATACTCTTTGGAAAGCCGTATGAGAGTGATAAGTACAACAGAACAATTGAAGCTTGTGCTCTGGAAAAGGATTTTGAGCTCTTTGCTGCTGGAGACCTGACAGAAATAGGTGAGAGAGGCATCAATATGAGCGGTGGCCAGAAGCAGAGAATACAGATTGCACGCGCTGTCTACCAGGATGCTGAAATCTATCTTCTTGATGATCCTTTTAGTGCCGTGGATGCTCACACTGGCTCACAACTCTTTAAG GATTGCTTGATGGGAATTCTCAAGGACAAAACTATACTTTATGTTACTCACCAAGTAGAATTCCTTCCTGCAGCTGACCTCATTCTG GTGATGCAAAACGGGAAAATTGCACAAGCTGGGACGTTTGATGAATTATTGAAGCAAAATATTGGGTTCGAAGTTTTAGTTGGTGCTCACAGTGATGCTCTAGATTCAGTTATGACCATGGAGAGCTCAAGTAGAACCACAGAGTTTGCAGCAGTGGAGAATGAAATAGACGCAGATACCAACATAAATCAAGAATTTCCTCATACTAAGCAAGATTCAGAGCACAATCTAAGCATTGAAATAACAGAGAGAGAAGGCAGGTTGGTGCaggatgaagagagagagaaaggaagcATTGGGAGAGAAGTCTACATGGCTTACTTGACCACTGTGAAAGGCGGTGTATTAGTTCCGATCATCCTTCTTGCACAATCATCATTCCAAGTGTTACAGGTGCTCAGCAACTACTGGATGGCTTGGGCTTGTCCAACAGGAGACGACGAGCTAGTTGATGGAATGAACTTCATACTACTGGTTTACACACTTCTTTCTGTGGGAAGTGCATTCTGTGTGCTACTCCGTTCTTCTTTAGTCGCCATAGCAGGTCTGCGCACGGCAGAAAAGCTCTTTAGCAACATGCTGAACAGTGTTCTCCGCGCTCCAATGGCATTCTTTGACTCAACCCCTACAGGAAGAATCCTAAACCGA GTTTCCACAGACCAAAGCGTGTTGGACTTGGAAATGGCGAACAAGTTAGGTTGGTGTGCCTTCTCAATAATTCAGCTGCTTGGAACTATAGCTGTCATGTCACAAGTTGCGTGGGAAGTTTTCGTCATATTCATTCCAGTGACGGCTATCTGCATCTGGTACCAG AGATATTACATACCAACAGCAAGAGAGCTAGCGCGTCTTGCAGGAATTGAAAGAGCTCCAATCCTTCATCATTTTGCAGAATCACTGACTGGAGCAGCAACCATCCGTGCTTTTGACCAGCAGGAGCGCTTCACTGGTGCTAACCTCTGCCTCATCGACAACCATTCAAGACCGTGGTTTCATAATGTATCTGCCATGGAATGGCTGTCTTTCAGACTAAACCAGTTGGCCAATTTCGTCTTTGCCTTTTCACTACTCTTGCTAGTTACCCTCCCTGAAGGGGTCATTAACCCAA GCATTGCGGGACTTGCAGTCACCTATGgtataaatttgaatgttCAACAAGCTTCAGTCATATGGAATATATGCAATGCAGAAAACAAAATGATATCGGTTGAGCGGATTCTTCAGTATTCAAACCTCACAAGTGAAGCCCCATTGGTTATAGAAGACAGCCGACCTCCATCAAACTGGCCGGATTTTGGAACTATTTGCTTCACGAATTTGCAG ATACGCTATGCTGAGCATCTCCCATCTGTGTTGAAAAACATCACCTGTACTTTCCCTGGGAGAAAGAAAGTAGGGGTTGTGGGAAGGACGGGTAGTGGGAAATCGACCCTCATACAGGCCATCTTCCGTGTTGTGGAAGCAAGAGAAGGCAGCATTGTCATTGATGATGTCGACATATCTAAGATAGGCCTTCATGATCTCAGATCAAGGCTCAGTATCATTCCACAGGATCCAACCATGTTCGAAGGAACTATCCGAGGCAATCTTGACCCCTTAGAGCGACACTCGGACAACCAAATCTGGGAG GCGTTGGATAAATGCCAACTTGGAGATATAGTGCGTCAAAAGCCAGATAAGCTGGAAAGTTCAG TGGTGGAGAATGGAGAGAACTGGAGCGTTGGCCAGAGGCAGCTGTTCTGTCTCGGGAGAGCTCTGCTAAAGAAGAGCAGCATCCTCGTCCTAGATGAGGCGACTGCATCTGTCGACTCAGCAACTGATGGAGCCATACAGAAGATCATCAGTCAAGAATTCCAAGATAGGACAGTGGTCACAATAGCTCACAGAATCCACACAGTTATAGACAGTGATCTGGTCTTAGTGCTGAGTGATG GGAGAATAGCAGAGTATGACTCGCCAGCTAAGTTACTGGAAAGAGAGAATTCATTCTTCTCCAAACTGATCAAGGAGTACTCCATGAGATCTCACGGTTTTAACGGCGTACCAAAGCTGCACCATTAA